A single window of Narcine bancroftii isolate sNarBan1 chromosome 1, sNarBan1.hap1, whole genome shotgun sequence DNA harbors:
- the LOC138751823 gene encoding Fanconi anemia group F protein-like yields the protein MEAALENAERFADVLAVARSPWASDWDEVAVSRAFQWARYFEHLNAQLAGSAGAQAAWRRRLRSRRADLRLEELGRGQEVLSQALLLNPAASVAAFHRAAAAWRRGAGRSCEAALSSSLGSAVRRAAAVRVLRACGQSATGPGAEPPEQRAAVATQAAILCQRLGEQRQDLPEQEVLRRALTAGGWEPIAELLAGAAAPPPALQWLLGNASAACRELPCAVLTELAARQPAFARAYSNYLLQWAGGMRFDAGSGQWIHEEAPEQNWERLLQHFASLLQGPPKIKESTQETLNSLKTTDGNFEVWGISVWTDLLLALTR from the coding sequence ATGGAGGCGGCCTTGGAGAATGCGGAGCGGTTCGCCGACGTGCTGGCGGTAGCGCGAAGTCCGTGGGCCAGCGACTGGGACGAGGTGGCGGTGAGCCGAGCTTTCCAATGGGCCCGTTACTTCGAGCACTTGAACGCCCAGCTGGCGGGGAGCGCGGGCGCTCAGGCGGCCTGGCGGCGGCGGCTCCGGAGCCGGCGGGCGGACCTGCGGCTGGAAGAGCTGGGCCGCGGCCAGGAGGTGCTCAGCCAGGCGCTGCTGCTCAACCCCGCCGCCTCGGTCGCCGCCTTCCATCGCGCTGCCGCCGCCTGGCGCCGTGGCGCCGGTCGCAGCTGCGAGGCCGCGCTGTCATCGTCGCTCGGCAGCGCCGTCAGGCGAGCGGCGGCGGTGCGTGTCCTTCGGGCCTGCGGGCAGAGCGCGACTGGGCCCGGCGCTGAGCCGCCAGAACAGCGGGCCGCGGTCGCAACCCAAGCGGCGATCCTGTGCCAGCGCCTTGGGGAGCAGAGGCAGGATTTACCGGAGCAGGAGGTTTTACGACGGGCCTTGACAGCCGGCGGTTGGGAGCCAATCGCCGAGTTGCTGGCGGGTGCTGCTGCGCCACCGCCCGCGCTGCAGTGGTTGCTGGGGAACGCTAGCGCCGCCTGCCGTGAGCTGCCATGCGCAGTGTTGACCGAACTCGCTGCTCGGCAGCCGGCGTTTGCGCGTGCGTACTCGAACTACCTCCTGCAGTGGGCCGGTGGCATGCGGTTCGATGCGGGAAGTGGCCAATGGATACACGAAGAGGCGCCCGAGCAAAACTGGGAGAGGTTGTTACAGCACTTTGCCAGTCTCCTGCAGGGTCCGCCGAAAATTAAGGAGTCGACGCAAGAGACGTTAAACTCTTTGAAAACCACAGATGGAAACTTTGAAGTTTGGGGGATCAGTGTCTGGACAGATCTGTTACTCGCATTAACACGATAG